DNA sequence from the Polyodon spathula isolate WHYD16114869_AA chromosome 19, ASM1765450v1, whole genome shotgun sequence genome:
AACCCTGTGTGTGCTGGGCCCCACTGCATTAACCTCATGTGTGCTGGGCCCCACTGCATTAACCCCGTGTGTGCTGGGCCCCACTGCATTAACCCCGTGTGTGCTGTGTTGCAGTTGGATGCCCTGTGCCCTGCAGTGCAGGAGTTGGAGGGTCTGCGCTCGTCGCCCCCTGGTGGAGAGATGAAGGTGCTGGAGCGGGCTGTGCAGGTATGAGATAGATGCTGCGACACAGGGATCAGGCAGACCAGGTACTCTGTTACTGTGTTCTCACTGCACATATATGCTAGTCTGGTACAGCCCTAGAGAAGTCTGGTTATGTTTCCACTGCAGAGTTAAATGCCTTGAAACTGACTTCACCTGTATAGTACATTGTGACTACAGCAAACCGAGCACAATGATGCATGTTTTGAGTGTAGAGCCACCCAGCAGAGACACTGCTCCTGTTTGAGGCATGGATAGCACtaatgctccccccccccctctcctcttctctttcAGCAAGCTGAGTTGGGGGCGGAGTTGACTCGTGATCTCACAGCAAGGGCAGGCAGAGCCAGTTACATTAGCGCGGCGAGACTCCGCCTCCCTGACCCTGGTGCTATCGCTGTGGCTGCCATCCTGAGAGCTGTGCTGACCTCATTGAAGAGTGGAGCATAGGGCAGCAAAGCACATACACTGATGCTaacacagacactaacacacacagacactaacacagtcacgcacacacaggcactaacacagacacgcacacacacacaggcactaacacagacacgcacacacaggcactAACACAGACAtgcgcacacagacacacacacacagaaactaacacacacaggcactaacacagacacacacacacaggcactaacacagacacacgcactaacacagacacgcacacacagacacgcacacagactaACGcagtgacacgcacacacagggctgggaatAGGGCACAACCCTCACACACCCTCATACATAAACAGCCTATCAGTGTCTACCTGTCCGGCGGAATGGCCAATCAGGGCACAGTTAGCACAGTCTATGGAGCCGCCAATCAAACAAGCCCATTCCTCTCACTCAGCCTCAGGCTGTCAGAAGTGGGTGCAGCTGCCTCTCTGTAATTAATTAAAGCAGATTTCAATATTCTGAACTGGTGTGATCAGTGAGTCTGCATTGCTGCAACACAATGGCCTCACAAAGTGCACACCACACCCTCTTAGAGAAAATTTATTAAACACGATTCTTCAAATCTCTACAAAGAGAAAAACacagatataaaaatgtttttcttctgaATCTAAAGAACCCTAGTGAATCGAAGTGCAGGTGAAATATAGACAAGGGGGGGCAGCAtatctctcccccccccctctcctctctgttcTGTCCTGTTCTGTGAGTTGTCCTGTGTTACCTGTCCTTGTATgagaatgtgtttttgtgtttgtttctctcttgCTTTTCCTACATAAGTCACTGTCAGTCACTCACTGTTCCACTTTTACGTTCACATTAGATTGTAATTCTGCGCTTCTGTAATCATATGAAGCCACCAGCTTCACCTTGGATTGCATGATTCCACTGCTGGCACAATGGTAGAGTGGGGCGGCTGATGTCACAGCTTCAGCGGCAGATCTGGGCTTCACAGCATTCAAAACAATTTTGaaatggtatattatatatatatatatatatatatatatatatatatatatatatatatatatatatatatatatatatatatatatataaaatctcaaagACATCAACCCCGTATACAGGGCTTGTTAGCAAACAAGCACAGGCAGACTCCTGCAGCGAATAGCGGTGCTTTGCTGCCACTGTGTGCCGCACTCGTGTAATTACATGATCTGGCTGGATGTCGCTATGACCCGATACTGAGATGTACATTGAGAAAACAATTGCGAGACGAACTTAACTTGCAAAACCCAAATCcgcaaattatattattattattattattattattattattatattattattattattattattcattagataatagtttaaatgtttttattataccaATGGCGAAATGGTAGCTttgagctgaagaaaaaaaaatagcaaacatattaaatgattacttttcacaagtttttacaaaggaagatactgacaacatgccccacatgtcatccagttcctatccagttttaaataactttagcataactgaggcagaagtgttaaagggactaggagctcttaaaataaacaaatcccctgggccggatgagatcctcccagtagtactcaaagaaatgaaagaagtaatttacaaaccgctaaccaagatcatgcagcagtctcttgacacaggggtggtaccgacagactggaaaattgcaaacgtaatacccatccacaaaaagggaaacaaaactgaaccaggtaactacagaccagtaagcctgacttctattatatgcaaacttatggaaactataataagatccaaaatggaaaattacctatatggtaacagggtcctgggagacagtccacatggttttaggaaagggagatcgtgtctaactaacttgcttgatttttttgaggatgcaaaagagatttccagaaagcttttgacaaagtcgcgcccaaaagattaattctcaaactgaacgcagttgggattcaacgaaacacatgtacatggattagggagtggttaacatgtagaaaacagaaagtactgattagaggaaaaacctcagaatggagtgtggtaaccagcggtgtaccacagggatcagtattaggtcctctgctattcctaatctacattaatgatttagattctggtatagtaagcaaacttgttaaatttgcagacgacacaaaagtagcaaacactgttgcagcagcaaaggtcattcaaaatgatctagacaagattcagaactgggcagacacatggcaaatgacatttaatagagaaaagtgtaaggtactgcatgcaggaaataaaaatgtacattataaatatcatatgggacatattgaaattggagaaggaatctatgaaaaagacctaggagtttttgttgactcagaaatgtcttcatctagacaatgtggggaagctataaaaaaggctaacaagatgctcggatacattgtgaaaagtgttgaatttaaatcaagggaagtaatgttaaaactgtacaatgcactagaaTATAATGCACTTGAATAtaatgtgcagttctggtcacctcgctagaaaaaagatattgctgctctagaaatagtgcaaagaagagcgaccagaattattccgggcttaaaaggcatgtcatatgcagacaggctaaaagaattgaatctgttcagtcttgaacaaagaagactatgtggcgacctaattcaagcattcaaaaattctaaaaggtattgacagtgtcgacccaagggactttttcagcctgaaaaaagaaacaaggaccaggggtcacaaatggagattagacaaaggggcattcagaacagaaaataggaggcacttttttacacagagaattgtgagggtctggaatcaactccctagtaatgttgaagctgacacactgcgatccttcaagaagctgcttgatgagattttgggatcaataagctactaacaaccaaacgagcaagatgggctgaatggcctcctctcgtttgtaaactttcttatgttcttatgttcttaaatgtgaGAATATATTGTAGGTAAACAACTACTTCAGTACAGTTAATAAGTTGCAATCATACGTACTGTGCACTAACCGAGAAGGTCTAGTCTTTTACACTAGATGGCTCATTCTCCCGAAAAGACCCGCCCCGTCAAACGTCATCTCTTTTCATTGGTTAAGTACTTTATAGTCTGCTACttgggaattgtagttttctGACAGGCATCTATTGCGTGTAAAGCAAGGTTTTTAGTGTACTGTTATTTAATTTTCAGGAAAACAGACTCTAATTTAATAGCATGctcgtaaaataaacagcgccgcCTCTCTCTGCTCCCCACTCCTAAATTTCGTGCCGGAGAAGCGGGaccctcagaactacatttcccatactGCGCTGAGCAGCAGGCGACTGTACGTGGCCTTGCTGAGAGTCGCAAACAGAATCAACATGGTGAGTACCGGCAAATCTAGCTAGAAATCTTGTTACAGTTACCCGAATGTGCGTTTTAGCGTGTATGATGCgataatatcaatatatatttttaatatataatatccaGCACTTTGTGGGGGGAATGGCCTCTCTACAAATTAAACGGGAGCCTTCATTTAAACACAGTCGAGGTCCTGCCTTGATTACTGTAGCTTTTCCTGTTGTGTTTCTATACACTGTATCCCAGCAGTTACTGGCGCAACCTGTCCCTACGCAAAGGGATTATTATTACAGGAAGCTCAGTAAAACTCTGGTTGCGTTTCTCGCATCCCacagcttgctgcgccggctgctcgtGGCTGCTTTCTGTCTGACGTCACACGCCGTCTCCAAACCTTTCAGCGTAGAACACATTTTGAAACGTCCTGTATTTACATTTTGTCTGGAATATCTGCCTATATAGAGTCAGTTTAATGTAACTGATTAACATGATGTTTATTGTAATATTGTAGATCACGCATtacagatttagtacattgtgTACGGCATGGCGTTTTCCAGGCTGATCCCGGCTTCATTGTACGATATGATGTCGTTCGCCTCCGCAAAGAAGGGTCCAGCAGCATTATTTTTGGTGGTTGTTTGAATTCCAGtcagcaggtcactcgtgatctccGAATCGTCTCTTTGTTTCATAGCCGCAGCCAGTCTCCAGCAGTAACTTTTCAAAGCTCGGCTGTGCAGAATCTGTTCAGAGTTCTGCGTGTGGCGTTGATTGACGTCACGCAGCTGCCCTCGCAGAACGCGCATCTCCGCGATTCTGTGCataactgcggaaatctgcgctacaAGAACGCGACCATTGTCAGCGTCGTGTTAACTGTCTCAGGATCGCTACATAAGAAAGTAAACCACTAAAAagccagagctacagcgttggaggacaacgcaggtTGCAGGCAAGCCCGAaggtgcccagccagaccacaggggtcgctggtgcgcgggtGAGCCAacgacaccctggccgacctaagacCTTTACGACAGCAGGGTTATTTCTAAGAAGGTCAATCTATATTTAATCCTCATAAAACTACAATTTGTCCTTTTTATaggatttctgtttttgtttaatatttagaTGTTTTCTTGTCCTGGCTTAAGCCtgatgatctctctctctccccctctctgtgttcAACCCTCtatctccctttctctctctccccctctgtgtttaaccctctctctctctctctctctctctcgttcgtTCGTTCTCTCTGTTCAGGAGCTGGAAGCAATGACTCGGTACACCAGCCCGGTGAACCCGGCTGTCTTCCCTCATCTCACTGTGGTGCTGCTTGCCATTGGCATGTTCTTCACCGCCTGGTTCTTTGTGTATCCTTCTGCCAGCACGGCTctgccctctccctgaatgggtAGCAGCTGCCTTGGACTGGACACAGTGAACTAGCTAATGCTTTGAGAGGAGCACAGAAACCAGCATCACCGTcagaaatgaagtggagacagacctTGGACAGAGGGACGGAGGTCCTCGAGGGCATGGAATAGGTCACAGTGGTAAATAGTGGTCTTGAAGAGCTTGAGACGCCACACAGCAAATAGTGATCTTGATGTGATGTAATATGTAAGATTGAAGCATTGAGACCCCACACAGTTATTCTGTACTCTGTAATGCGTGGGGTGACGagatacgccttttttttttttccccaggtttcattcggctcctatcggtctcaatcagcttttgaaaggttttctcaatCACCGCTTTTGGGGTGAGGTCGTCggctttttaaaggtttttttcgCTTTTTCcaggtttcattcggctcctatcggtctcactcagctttTGAAAGGTTTTCTAGGCTTTCCGgtgaaaaaacgactagagacctgtgcgttatgtctttttgatgttggacaggggccgacatcggactggaaagggaaaattgtaatggggaaactggtccgacataggactgcaaagggttaaacttgcTGTGGTAGTCTAGTGTAGAGCTGTGTTGTGATACAGTCCTCCGTTTCCTTGACTCCTTGCCTCAGCTATGAGGTGACCTCCACCAAGTACACGCGTGATGTCTACAAGGAGCTGCTCATCTCGCTGGTCGCCTCTGTCTTCATGGGCTTCGGGGTGCTCTTCCTGCTGCTGTGGGTCGGCATCTACGTCTGAGGCATGCTGGAGTACTCTGGTAAGCTTGCTTCAAATGTTTCATTAAACAAGGTTGTCACGCTCACAGGATCAGCAGATGGACTGCGCCCCTGCGATGGCAGgacaggggggaggggggctgtaCCAGACCAGGAGAAAGTGGGGTTTAGGTTTTTTGACTGGATGtcaatagtatttattttaggtTTGCGCTACTTTCCTGACTCCCAGCTGCTGAAACCTCTCCTGTGTGCTTCACTGCAGAGTGTGAAGTAGGACAAGGTTAAGAGAAATCCTGCAAAGAGTGAGCAGAATTACTTTACCCTTTAAAGagagtttatttttcagtgtgcAATGTCCCTGTAGAGGCTTCCAGAGCTTCTGAATGAATCTGAGGGGTCACACAGATCTGCAGAGCTTCTGAATGAATCTGAGGGGTCACACAGATCTGCAGAGCTTCTGAATGAATCTGAGGGGTCACACAGATCTGCAGAGCTTCTGAATGAATCTGAGGGGTCACACAGATCTGCAGAGCTTCTGAATGAATCTGAGGGGTCACACAGATCTGCAGAGCTTCTCCATGAATCTGAGGGGTCACACAGATCTGAAGAGCTTCTCCGTGAATCTGAGGGGTCACACAGATCTGCAGAGCTTCTCAGTGAATCTGAGGGGTCACACAGATCTGCAGAGCTTCTCAGTGAATCTGAGGGGTCACACAGATCTGCAGAGCTTCTCAGTGAATCTGAGGGGTCACACAGATCTGCAGAGCTTCTCAGTGAATCTGAGGGGTCACACAGATCTGCAGAGCTTCTCAGTGAATCTAAGGGGTCACACAGATCTGCAGAGCTTCTCAGTGAATCTGAGGGGTCAAACAGATCTGCAGAGCTTCTCAGTGAATCTGAGGGGTCACACAGATTTGCAGAGTTTCTCTCAATGAATCTGAGGGGTCACGCCTGCACATGTAGCTTTTTCTTGGGTTTGAATTTTGCTGCTTGGAAATTAGTTCTCAGGTAAGGTGACTATATATGAtgcacaattttgttttttattactaaatGCATATGTTATTAACTGATTCTCAGCttgcatttttttctgacttcctgtTACAGAGAGAAGAGGCAGGgctacacacagcagcagcattccGGGCGCGTGGATTTCAACATTGCCACGGCAATGCAGGCATTTCTTATTGCAACTGTTTTTCACAGATTCTGTACAAACTGCACTGacctggggagggggagggggagccaCCCACCAAATAAACACAAGATTGTTCTAAGGAAACAACAGTTCCTTTCTCATTTCAAGTAACAATATTTCAGGGATTTGGGCTTGTGGTGGTGAGGAGCTGATAGCACTGGGGATGAAGCCGTCTGTCTGCAGGGTGAGTTCAGTCCTGTGAAAGCCTGGCTGTGTGTAGGGCGAGTTCAGTCCTGTGAAAGCCTGGCTGTCTGCAGGGTGATTTCAGTTGTGAAAGCCTGGCTGTCTGCAGGGCGAGTTCAGTCCTGTGAAAGCCTGGCTGTGCAGGGTGAATTCAGTTGTGAAAACCTGGTTGTCTGTAGGGCAAGTTCAGTTGTGAAAGCCTGGCTGTCTGCAGGGTGAGTTCAGTTGTGAAAACCTGGCTGTCTGTAGGGTGAGTTCAGTTGTGAAAGCCTGGCTGTCTGCAGGGTGAGTTCAGTTGTGAAAGCCTGGCTGTGTGCAGGGCGAGTTCAGTCCTGTGAAAGTCTGTCTGCCAGTCTGTTCACAAGACAATTTACTTAAATATGGTGCCAGTAGAGTGTAAAGTTAAAATGTTgtaacacactgacacacgcacacacacattgatgCACACGCACTGACATGCACACGCTGCCAAGGAACGAGCTTACCTGATAATATCTCTCTCTCATCCTGTTCTCTCCTCTCCCACACATTCTCCTCCCTCTGTTTTTTGCATCTCTCACTCCCATCCCTTTCTatgcaattatatttatttttttctctgcagcaCTATCCCAAACACTGTCTCACAGGACACTGCTGTCCCAAACACTATCTCTCAGGACACTGCTGCCCCAGCCCTATTACAGAGCAGCATCCTCCCAAACACTGTCTCTCAGGACACTGCTGTCATGGTACCGTGATGCTGATAAGATGCAGATTAACATCACGTGATCATTTCAtggttattattgtatttatattaactGGGCTGGGAGGGTTTGCATTCATCTCGGAAGCGCTTGGTGACCTGCACAGCTGTGCCTCTAGTTCTTAGTGCCTCTGGTCTTGTTTCACAAtgcaaacataataaaacattttgtgaacGAAGTGTCATCACTGTTCATTACCCCATCCCTGCCCAGGGAAGCTGGGAGTCAGAGCATGCATATGcatctgtctctctttctctctgtctctctctttctcggtCTCTGTATTGCAGCACACCTGCAGACAGGATTCAGTGTCCCAGCTCATCTCAGGTGTGTGTCACTGCCTACCTGACAAACAGGTAAACGGAATGGCTCATAGGTTACCTGTCCAGGTGTGCCTACCTGACAGTCAGGTAAGGTGACATTGCAGAAGCCTCCTGCTTTTCACGCAGGTCACAAGGAGATAAGACTAAGAGTACCATTAACTATTGATATTGTAGGTGCCGTTTAAACTGAGGATGCTGTAttcattattaataatgatattaTATAATAACATCTAGCGAGCAACGCACTTGTATAGAGGCTGCGGGGTCACACGTTGACACACACCAGTCATTACATCACAGTACATACTAACAGGCCCGCATCCCACTCTGTCTTCCTTACAGAGAAATCCCTCGATCCTGTCTCTCTCCTGTGTTGCGCTAAATCATTCCCGAGTCCCAATGCTCTGGTCCAAGCGGCAGCCGCCCCTCTTCCGTCCCGGACCTCTGAACTGTTCAGCGGTCTATTCAAACCCTCAAAGTCGAGCCGAGCCGAAACCAACACCCAACTCGAGTCCCTTCAGCTTTTTCCGATCCCAGTTCCTAGAGAAAAATGACAATCTCCAAACCGGCGactgttttaattgaattatgtATGTAATGGGTGTACACCCATATGCTGTATTAATTTAGCATGTGTTTTTATCCTTTCAGTAGTGCAAGCTTCTATGAATTCTgcagaaaaagaaacaatattaatatCTGACACAGATCTGTGCTGCTAGATTCCTCTTTTCATAAGTTATTGCAATAATAAACAGTCCCGGTTCTGCCCCGGCGAATCTGTGTCCCAAACGGTGATCCTGGTTTTGGGAAGAGCGGAAGGAGGGTGGTGGTATTCTCGTTGTATCTGTGGCTCGGCAGTCCCACCCCCAAACCCATCTTGCATCCCCTTTTATGGTTCTTCCACTCATATAGACACGGAGGAGAAGGacatagaaaatgtatttataaatcacAGTAGCTTGTGCATAGAGATTCCGCAACAGGTAGGGCAGTGATGAATGCGGTTTACATCGTTTCCCGGGGAGTTGCACTGGCTCTTGTAAGAAGTGGGGTCGACACGCCACCTGCATGTgtacagcttgttttttttaggATGGCCGAATTtgaacaatgtgtgtttttttttattttttagacgaAGCGCTGTGGTTTCCTGTGCGATGTTTCTAGTGCACGTTGGTACTCAAACAAAATAAGATGCTGGGAATGCAGAATGGATGGGTTGGTAAATTTATAAATTAGACTTTAAGCAATTTGCCCTTTTTAAATACACTGCTGGACCCCTACACCTTATCAACAGGGGTGTTCTGAAACCTGGGACTGGGAGCAAGGCTAATGTGCGTTTCAAACACTGGAGTAATGCTACGATGCGTAATGCAACAGTCATTACAACTGAAAGACACCTTGCCCTTGTTcagttagtgttttgtttgtagatGGTAATTAAGAAGTAATATCTGGACTGGCTCGATTTGTTCACAGTGGAAGTTTTACTGTAATCTCAGTATACCAGCGGTGCCCTGGAGTACCACGTGGCCCCACAAGATGTCGCTGTAAGACTGGAGTAGAGACAGATGCAAATTTGTCACTTCAAGGAGATTCACTCCAATGGTCTCGCTGCAATCgcaccatgtgacctacagcaatgTCCGCTTGGTGTCATAGCAATATCAAAGGTTTTGAACAACAGAAAAATAGGTATGTCAAATCTAAATGATCATCTTATTCTGCAGTGACTTATTCAAGCAGAGGCAGCAGGAGACGACAGGACAGAATCTGACAGACTCCTATAGCTTGACAGACTGTGATACTGTGATAGACTCTTATAGACTGACAGACTGTGATACTGTGATAGACTCTTACAGACTGACAGACTGTGACACTGTAATAGACTCCTATAGACTGACAGACTGTGATAGACTCCTGTAGACTGATGGACTGTGACACTGTGATAGACTCCTGATTGACAGACTGTGCCTGTGATCTGAACATGATGAGACCAGAGAGGCACTGCAGTCCTACTGCCTGAcctttctaaatgaaaaaagagATGCCTCATAATAACAGGCAGTGCAGCATAGAGGTACAGACCTCTTGAAAGTTGTCTC
Encoded proteins:
- the LOC121294722 gene encoding transmembrane protein 258, with amino-acid sequence MELEAMTRYTSPVNPAVFPHLTVVLLAIGMFFTAWFFVYEVTSTKYTRDVYKELLISLVASVFMGFGVLFLLLWVGIYV